One Phyllopteryx taeniolatus isolate TA_2022b chromosome 20, UOR_Ptae_1.2, whole genome shotgun sequence genomic window, TGCTGCACTGGACCTAcagctatattaaaaaaaaaaaaaaaaaaaaaaaaaaaaaaaggtatcatGTTGGGAGACTTTTATTCAAATAAGAAAATCAAGACTTTTGAGACCGTTAatgaactttctttttttcttcttcttaatgcGTTGCTGAGGTATCGGATTAGGACTCTGTATCGGCAAATACTTAAAATCAAGTGACTCGGACTTGGGTGCAAAAAATGATGATCCCTGATATAGTGTACTAATGCAAAAGTAAGTGTGAGTGTAGAGTTGGTGTTGGTATTACGGTAGGGTTGGGGTTAGGAGGGGTTTAGGTTGGTGTTAGGGTTGGGCGAGTATGATGTGGTTTAGGGTTTGGGTCTAGGTCTAGGTTGGTGTTGTAGGTTTGGGGTCAGGCAATGGTTAGGATAGAGTCAGGGTATAAGTATTAGTGTTGGGTTTAGGGTTGGGGTTcagaagggttagggttagggtacgATTGGGGCTTTGGGTAGGGTTAGTGTTGAGGGTAGGATTGGGTTTAAGGTTTTGGTAGGTTACACAcagaaataacatttgacaatcagaatcatctttatttgctctTCACATAACCTGCAAAGACAGAAAATGCACAGATGAGCGTACCCAATGTATTATCCTCCCTTTTTCTTCTGTGGGGTCTATTGTCTATTGGTAAACCAGCAAAATTGTGCATTAGCGCCACCAACTGctattgtccttccactgcaaggaaactAATGTGAGCTGATGGCGCCTGGGTGTTTTAAAGTTTGCTGGCGTCTTCTAGCAAAGAAAGCCTTTAAAAATCAAGTCAAAAACTCATTATTGATCATTTCCCATTCCCAAATCCGTCATTTGAACATCACAATTATTGACGAATCGTGCTTGACGCGTCCACCGAGGCCCCGCATCGATCCTGTTGTTTgctcaagagaaaaaaataaagaaaggagCGAGGAAGTCCTTGACGTGGGGGCACACATGGAAGTCAACGCTGTGAAATTACTTGACGCTCCGACGTGGCCtctattcttttattttaatttaaaagcaGTCAAAGTATCAGTGGGAGACATCTACTTAATCAAGTACATTAGctgtatggaaaaaaaacgCAATTAAAATTCATACGACGTCTCAGttcagtgtgcgtgcgtgtgtgtgtgcgtgttgatgATCTACGACTAAGCGGGAAATCGGCGCGAGCTAAAGTGCCGACGCAGCACTTTGAGACGGGCGGCGACGAGATTCCGAGGGCGGGACCGCGATGCGCCCACCGTGCTCCACTCCGTCACGGACAGCAAACGTGGGGGGAGTTTGATTGGAAAGTTTTTGAGGCGACATAGCAATATCCTtcctttgctgggttctgtgtggaAGGCAACTGTGGCTTTTTGGCAGTTTTGGCTCCGATGCAGCTATTTTGCTGGATCTCTgtgtaaaaattattattattttttttttaaatgcggcAACGTCTTGCCTTTACTGGGTTCTGTATGAAAGACAGAATTTTAACTGTTGGATCTCcttcgctgggttctgtgtgaaaggcaaagTTGTCTATTTTGCTGCATCTCTGTGAAAAAGAGGCTATAGTTGCAATCTTATCCTGCTTTCGCTGTGTTCCATGTGAAAGATAAAGTGGGCTTTTTGGCAGTTTTATTTTACTGGATCGCCGTGTAAAAAAGGAAGCAACATCTTGCCTTcactgggttctgtgtgaaaggcacagaGGTATACATTTTGGATCTCCTTTGCTGGGTTTTGTATGAAAGGCAGATGTGGCTTCTTGGCCGCTTTGGCTCAGATGCGGCTATTTTGTGGGATGTCTGTGTAAAAGGCTCCAGCAATATTCTGCCTTGGCTGGTTTCtgtgtgaaaaaaggaaaatgtgacTGCTTGGTGAGTTTTGGCTCCGACTCGGCTATTTTGCTGGACCTCTGCACAaaagtccattttaaaaatgaatcggGCTGACGTAAAAGAATGAAAGCGTTGAAAGCGAATCCCAcaagtctttttttgtctctttttgttGTAACTTCAAAGAGTAATCCATACGGGAATCTCTTTTGTTCCCTTCTGACATCTATGCGCAGACATTTCAAGTGTTTTCACAAGCCCAGTTGAATGCGGATAGCAAGAAAGTATTAAAAGCTTGAGACCCTCATTTTTCCtccgtgtctgtgtttgtgtgtgtgcgcacacattGGAAATAATTCAACAACAAGAGATAGAACtagaagaaaaaatataaaatggaaacacagtataaacaaaacaataaaagaaaatctaTACACAttaactatataaataaaatgataaatgtgataaaaaaataatagaaatatgcTAAAAACATGCTACTAACTGGAATACATtagtataaaatatttaaagtggTGTAGCACAAAAAGTATACATATATTGTaatacacatacaaacaaaaattacaatataataaaaatacaaacatatacaAATGTATTGAGCAGGAATTgtccctcaaaattctggaataATAGTGATATAATTTCAATACTATATAATGTATAAAATGTGGAAGAAATATACTATAACCCTgaaaaatcatatattttttcacacaaTCACATCCAATACCTTCAGTGCGCAAATAATGATATAGTATATGCCaatatattaaaacaatataagAATAATAtcgtttttaaaatatatatatatgaaaataaaaaccaaaaggTGATGTTGCTTGAATAGTTAGTACAGTATTAAAGTGGCATAAAAATGGTTTGAAATAGTACTATAGTACTAAACAGTAACTATATGAACAAATGGGAACCGaaataacacaacaaaaataatttaccttcaaatagtccattcaatttacatttcattgtaaaatatattgaatatattACTAAATATATATGActataaacatactgtatattttttcagtgaATGACTGCAGAAAATCCacatacattttcttgtttagtgtatttatatacacagtatattttgTTTACATGACAGATGaagaaatcaataaataatatttgaataCATATAGAAATGcaagatattttaaaaacagaaatgtttgcttaacattttacatatttttacatacaaTCTTTTTATTCATCCAAGACGTAATTAGttaatttaatgaaaaacactttaaaatatgtacatattttatttttatgtaacacatgcatttgtattttttccacaccaaaagatcctgtttttaaatatttttatgtgaAAGGTAAATAACTAAACAAACGAGGGAATAcatattatattgtttttaatatttagatGTTGCCAAAATCTAATGTTatcatatattttgtatttatataaatataaataaacagcaaattcaatcaatatataaataaatactattcAGATAAgttgctgtttaaaaaaatattttagatcTTTATATACGTTTCCTCTATTTTCCcgcaacaaaatgtatttttaaatatttaataaataatacagatAAATAGATACacatgtatttaataaatagTCTATATATACATTCTAATATGTTTTATACTTATatatcatgatttttttaaatattatatatacgtaagcaaaacataaataaacaataatatatttttaaccttgtacattttttatttttaattgataaaaaaatgttttttttaattttttagtgttttaatgtatttttatttttttatgttttactcaTATGAACAATAAAGCTGTTCTGTTCTGTGGATTTTCCACTATCCGTCGCACGTGCTTGCGGTTCTGATAAAAGCGACTTAAAAAGATAACAAAGGAGCTgcgttaacaaaaaaaataataataataataaatggacAAACTACTCAAGCAAAGCGCGATAAGAAAGTTAATTAATTGTCAGATTAGATTTCCGGGGAATTATGTGGACGTGCTAAAAtgtttcaaagcttcaacaacaGACaccaaagattattattatttttttttttttgtcatttcggGCTCCTGTAAAGCAACAACACCACATGAGATTTTTAGAAATTGTAAACATTAATGGACATTTGGAACAATCaccaagttgttgttttgtgtgtgtgtgtgcgtgtgtgtgtgtgtctggggggggcgggggatgggggggggggatttcagACTGTCCCTGAAGGCAACACCAGAGAGATTGGATAGATTTTTGGAAACTGTAAACATTTTCGGGCATTTTGGAGCAATCTACGAGTAGTTGTGTGGGAAGAAATCTGTGATTTCGGACAGTCATTGAAGGCAACGCCAGATGAGATTGGATGGCttgatggatggagggattttTAGAAATTGTAAATATTAATGTACATTTGGAATAATCACCAAGTtgtgtggtgggggaaaaacatTGTGATTTCGGACCGTCCCCAAAGGCAACATTGGAGTTGAGTGGATTTTTAGAAATGGTGAACATTTCTGGCCTTTTGGAAGGGGAGAACCACATGGGTGTTTTTGCGAGAGACCAACTTTGATTTCAGACTGTTCCTGAAAGCAACACCGGGCGATGCGGGTGAGCCGCATTTCTCCCTACTTTCATTTGTGGCGCTTCTAAACGGCAAGTGGATGAGAAAGCAGGCAAACTGCTTTGCATTCATCTCCAGTAATGAGCTCCATGTCACcccacttcttcttctcctcctccaatTATCTTGGAGGAACACGTCTCACGTCGCCCAACCTTCCCGTTATCCCACCGAGATGTCTAATTAGCTGCCGTGTTCGTCTACCATTTCGTGTCCGACCTGATGGGCCGATTGGTGGTGCGCAAGCGAGGGTTCCCGCCCCCATCTGTCATGGAATCCTGGTGGGATTATGGCAGTGGAATCACCTAGAGACAAGATGGAGGTCACTGAGGGTGATATTGTAACCCACAATGCGGCGCTACCGAAAGGGAGGAGCACATAGAAAAACATTACGATTCATTCTTTGACCCAGGGtaaggtttcaaaccagggttttaaaacaggattagggtttcaaataggGGTGAGCCAGTCGATAACCGGCAAGCTCTCCCCCGCTGCTGCATGTTGTGCAGTCAGCACGCGTGTGGGTGGCTGTTGTACTCAGCGAGCACGCGTGCGTGCAATCACACCTCCATCGGATGTGGGCTTGAAGCCGCGCTATCGCCCACACTCAAGATGGCGGCACGTGTTTGCGGGCCTTCCATCGCTGTTACGTCACCGGAGGGGTTATTCCAACACACGCGGgggagagagagttgtgatttaTTTGGAGGATTTGATGACCGCTACCTATTGACGATGTTTTACAGTGTAACGGTGGCAGCggccattatttatttatttttttattttcaacgcTAACAAGTTGTAGTGGCTTACGAACGAAAAAAGTAATGAAGACGACAGCCACAGTCTTGACATTCCATCCATCAGTTTTCTagcgcttatctgaggtcgggtcgcggggccagtagctttagcggggactcccagacttccctctccccagccacttcatccagcttttccggggggatcccgaggcgttcccgggccagccgagacatactctctccagcgtgtcctgggtcgtccccggggtctcacaggggaggcgtccgggaggcatccgaatcagatgcccgacccacctcatctggctcctctcgatgtggaggagcagcggctctactctgagatcctcccggatgaccgagcttctcaccctatctctaagggagagcccggacacgctGCGGCGGAAACTcctttcggccgctcgtatccgggatcttgttctttcggtcacgacccacagctcgtgaccataggtgaggggaggaacgtaAATCGagcggtaaatcgagagcttcgcctctCGGCTTAGGTCCtgcttcaccacaatggaccgatacaaagtccgcatcactgcagacgctgcaccgatccacctgtcttgacattgtttttttattattagttttttttgggggggggggcggcaatTTAGGAGCCAGAGGCCTTGTGTTGCTTGAAAATAAATCTGGATTGATGCTTTGTGTCGCAGGTAGCAAATATTACAGAATTATTACAGCGGACAGTCGTTATTTAGGTTCGGGATCAAGTCCCGAGGCGAATAGCAAGGACTGCAAATAATGAGAATAACACAGAAACCCCAAATATAATCCCAAAACACTCGCAACAATACCCATAAAAACAAATGGCTTACTGAAACAAATGCACCTAAGGTGCGAGGGTGCTTTGAAACCcataaaaataccaattactactttcctagtAGTCATTTTATTGCGTTTTCTAGAGCTACTGAACCCTGCTGTGAATAGCGTAAATCCACAAGTAATTGCATAAAGAGGCCACAAGCTGGCAGCTAacctttgtcaaaatgaaactcctcaaccactttgacatagttccttggcagaAAGGTGGCGGCAAAGCATTAACTTTGACTAAATGAAACCCCATCAACTCACTCTGACATAGTTCCCTGGCACCAAGATGTCACAAGACGGCGGCAAAGCTCAacctttgtctaaatgaagctcctcaactcatttcaacatagtttcttggcatagatagatagatagatagatagatagatagatagatagatagataggatagatagatagatagatagattagcTGGATGGTGTATTTTCTATTGCAACATTGACACTTGTGAAATTTCTTACATTTcctacataaaaacaaagctaCAACAATAATCTCTTTATGCTACCTATACGATGACTGAACACTTTCTATCTGTCCCGTCGTGACTTGGTTACGTCACAAAGGAAATGGCGCGAAGCTTTACTCCCCTCTGGTGGACGCCCGCTGCATTGCATGTATACGGCACATCTAgagctaattaaaaaaaaaaaaacacgtcatgttaaatttaaaaactaaatagACATACTTAATACAGTGTTTACACGTCACTGtggtgttttattattttaaaatgaacttttAGCGAAGCAACAAGAGCGCCTTAAAGAGACCGTAGCACCCTACTCCCGTTTGCGCATGCGTGCATGCGTCAAATGgcccctctcctctcctctcctcttcacGCCTCCCCACCCCGCTGCAAAAACAGCACCTGCATTCTGGCATTCATGGTGACACAGTGAGTACATACGAGCTGGGCTTTATTTGCTGTTTTCTATATTTATGCATGGGGGGGAGTGATGTTTTTTTAGGCTGTACCGGGGGGTTTCTTatgctttttattattattttttattttaatttttattttttaatgtgcaCTGGTGCAGATGCAGCATCCAAAGCCAGGCTCGTTTATTTGTGTTTGCGTGCGACGAGAATGTAACGTTGCACGAGCGTTTATGATGggttttaaatgcaaatgcgTTGCTTTCATATGGGGAAAGTGCATGTTAATGAGGGGCGAGAGGCAGATGGATGCTGCTTTGTCGCCAGGCtgagtgaggaggaggaggaagctgCTCATCACACATTGTGTGCACATCCATTcactaaagggaaaaaaaagaggggtgCAGTTGTGACTAATATTGCATGCACGGCGTCCTCCTGGCAGTTCATGGGCTCGGAGCGGCTGGAGATGCGCAAGAGGCAGCAGATGCAGGTGCACCAGGAAGCCGCCGCCAGCGTCCTCCACGCCCGCCACAGGATGGGCAACGCCCCCGGCAACGCCTCCAACGCCTGCTGCTTctgctggtgctgctgctgcagctgctcctggtaataataataataatttttaaaaataatcataaaattaaaaaacacacacaaacagcataACAACAGTTCGAGAGGACGTCACGGGCCGTTCAGGTGTGAAGATGACATCAAACATGAAGGCAAATGTGGATGTATAATATTCAAATAAACCGTTTCGCATCATATAATTCGTGCTTTGAAAAAATGTACAGTTGATTTACTGTGAATTGATTGGGCAATTGTTTAAGGcaatcaattattttgttaaaatagACTCATTTTAATTAGAATTAACGAGGCAACTAATGAATGCAATAAGTTGAGGGTTTTACTAATATTTATGTagtttttgtacaaatgtgtatTCAAATAGTAAATACACGgtttttatcatttataattaatgatgaataattagctaattatataaaatacaaatatatacgtttttttttaatatcttgtattttatgtaaaattgtttattttaatcagaAAATGATAagcgatattttttttatttccagttaattcaactttattaaattatcaaaattattaaaaaacgatgtaaaaaatatttcaaactttaaattaaataataaaatacaaatataatctATAGTATTTTTTGTATGCATAATTTATTTATCTAGCCAACTGTTAAATCTGgtgaaaaagtaaaattgttaattttacTAAGAAATGTAATAAAAGTCAATTTGATGATAGTTACCCTGTTATTTAACAACATTATGGAAAAATTAAGAATtgttcatttgatttatttgcatttgttttgtaaatgtgttaattttaatcaaataatccCTACTCGTTTTATTTATAACTAATTTATGtataacacattttatttagaaCGAAATAACAAgccaattttaattttaaaaacgtgtaaaattattttacaaatattttgtattttataaataattgttgatttaataataaaataatgctcttttacttatttatttatttttttcaccgtagaaaataatgtaaaggtgtaaaaaagaaatacgTTAACCCAAGTTAACCCATATTATTTGGCAAACTTTCCAGGTCATTTTCACGCTGGCCATTAGCCACAACAGCATAATAACTACGTTAGCAACAACGGCTCTGCGAAATTAAAATATGCACAGCGCTCACCCTTTGAAGACTCTTACAGACATAACGGAGAATAATGCCTCGTAAATGCGTGCTATTATTCCCCGAGCTAATTACGTTAGCATTGGCTCGGCGAAATGAACGTACGCAAGTGCTATTTCATGAATCCCTCGGCCGTGTTTTGGAAGCATGGAGCGCTTACGTCCTTGAGGGAGGTCGCACTAACTGTTTTGTGCCTGCGAGGTGCGTCTTAATTGTTATCGCGTCCCCGAGCGGGACGCCGCACGGCTGCTACCTGAGCCAATTAGACCTGCATGGCGTCAGGTGCTAGCTAGACTTTAATAACATCTTGCTATTTTATGCAGCGTTCCCACTGGAACATGTTACCTTCTATGACTATTCCGCCATCCTTTGAAATCGGAAAAATCTTTAATAAGTGTGCCGCAACCTTATTCTACATTTCTATTGGTCCTGAGTGGACTATTAAGTACTTTCTGACTTCAGAGGTTCCCTTTGGAATTGTGGATCAACAGGCTGAAGTTTGTAGATTTCGGAATCTCGCGAGCAGAGAATCTCAAGAACAAAGATGAATCAACCTAATCGAGGCTCCGTTTAACGGGAGATGCCTTTGCACATGAGGGTTCATAGCACTTTTGTTGTATTTGAGGATAAACTTGCATATTTCCCGTGCTACTGGTCTCATTGTCATTATTTCCTCATGCTTGAATATAGTATGGGCGTTTACTTTCTTGCAGTTTAACTGTCAGAGGCGAGGACGAGACAATCCAGAGGTCCACTTGTGATCGCAGGACCGATGGCGCCAATAACTGCGAAGAAAGGTAAGAAGAACCATTTGGGAACTACGTAGAACGCACGCGTCAGCTAATCTTCTCATCCGGAAGCCCCAAGCCCACGCTGGAGGACGCTCGTTCGTGGACCACGTCGTTCGAGAAGGTGATGAAGAGCGCGGCGGGGCGCGCCTGCTTTCGCCAGTTCCTGCGCACCGAGTTCAGCGAGGAGAACATGATGTTCTGGCTGGCCTGCGAGGAGCTCAAGAAGGAGACCAACAAGACGGTGGTGGAGGACAAAGTACGGCAAATATACGAGGACTTCATCTCCATCCTTTCCCCGAAGGAGGTAAACAAACCCTGTGCCCCACACTCACTTCCTGGTTCGTCACCAATCGCCAGCCACTCGCTCACCCAGATATGCATATGCCAACTTCGGTGACctcagtaaaaaacaaaaaaggcaagctaagaaaagccttttttttattcagaagAACCACTACCATTACCACtaccgaggcgttcccaggccagccaaaggacgtagtctctccagcgtgtcctgggtcgtccctggggtctcctcccagtgggacatgcccggaacacctcaccagggaggcgtctgggaggcatccccAGCCACAGCCATCcccagatgccccagccacctcatctgctcctctcgatgtggaggagcagcggctctactctgagatcctcccggatgaccgagcttctcaccctatctctaagggagagcccggacaccctgcggaggaaactcatttcggccgcttgtatctcgttctttcagtcacgatcgactggtaaatcgagagctttgcctttcggcttagctccttctttaccacaacggatcgatacaaagtccgcatcactgcagacgctgcaccgatccgcctgtcgatctcccgttccattcttccctcactcgtgaacgataccccaagatacttgaactcctccacttggagcaggatctcatcccccgacctggagagggcacgccacccttttccgactgaggaccatggtctcagatttggaggtgcagattggagccgcttcacactcggctgcgaactgctccagtgcgaactgctccagtgagagttggaggtcacggcttgatgaagccaacagaaccacatcatctgcaaaacgcagagatgcaatactgaggccactaaaccggaccccctctacgcctcggctgtgcctagaaattctgtccataaaagttatgaacagaatcggtgacaaagggcagccttggcggagtccaaccctcaccggaaacgagtccggcttactgccggatatgcggaccaaactctgactccagtcgtacagcctgtatcagggggttcggtaccccatactcccgaaccACCACCCACaagaccccccgagggacacggtcgaacgccttctccaagtccacaaaacacatgcagactggttgggcgaactcccatgcaccctcgaggacactgccaagggtgtagagctggtccactgttccacggccaggacgaaaaccacactgctcctcctgaatctgagattcaacttcccgacggaccctcctctccagcacccctgaatagaccttaccaaggaggctgaggagtgtgatcttcttgtagttggaacacaccctccggtcaactttcttaaaaagggggaccaccaccccagtctggcaatccagaggcactgtccccgatttccatgcgatgttgcagaggtgtgtcaaccaggacagccccacaacatccagaggctttaggaactccgtgcgaatctcatccacccccagggccttgccaccgaggagctttttaaccacctttgtgacctcaaacccagagataggagagcctcagagaacccagactctgcttcctcatgagagggcgtgtcagtggaattgaggagatcttcaaagtattctcccccctgggacgccggatggtggaccagaatttcctcgaagccgtccggaagtctttctccatggcctcaccgaactcctcccatgcccgagtttttgcttcagcaaccaccaaagctacattccgattggccagccggtacccatcagctgcctcaggagtctcacaggcaaaaaggcccaataggactccttcctcagcttgacggcatccctcaccgttggtgtccaccaacgggtttggggattgccg contains:
- the LOC133470003 gene encoding regulator of G-protein signaling 20 isoform X1; the protein is MEAAKCLFMGSERLEMRKRQQMQVHQEAAASVLHARHRMGNAPGNASNACCFCWCCCCSCSCLTVRGEDETIQRSTCDRRTDGANNCEESPKPTLEDARSWTTSFEKVMKSAAGRACFRQFLRTEFSEENMMFWLACEELKKETNKTVVEDKVRQIYEDFISILSPKEVSLDSRVRDVINRNMLEPTSHTFDDAQQQIYTLMQRDSYPRYINSAAYTDLLKSLEEPPPMPPPPKP
- the LOC133470003 gene encoding regulator of G-protein signaling 20 isoform X2, producing the protein MGSERLEMRKRQQMQVHQEAAASVLHARHRMGNAPGNASNACCFCWCCCCSCSCLTVRGEDETIQRSTCDRRTDGANNCEESPKPTLEDARSWTTSFEKVMKSAAGRACFRQFLRTEFSEENMMFWLACEELKKETNKTVVEDKVRQIYEDFISILSPKEVSLDSRVRDVINRNMLEPTSHTFDDAQQQIYTLMQRDSYPRYINSAAYTDLLKSLEEPPPMPPPPKP